From Planctomycetota bacterium, a single genomic window includes:
- a CDS encoding phosphotransferase → MSSINPASSTAAVASASGEVSSGPQAKGDRDQFAADELAIVLSHFDIGIIENITEFPRGSRRAPKLLLRTDKGIFLLKRRAGGKNDPFKVAFAHALQLHLAAQQFPLPHLMGTKRDNNSMLQWKAHIYECFEYINGTGYDNSLEATQDSGKTLALFHKLVRDYQPEYEPPQGSYHASKTVQSAMETVPATLAKVDPRNASVHADKISEVAKFMRRSYNEAAMRVNESGLPDWPMQIIHSDWHPGNMLFRKTRVVAVIDYDAARMQQRIIDTANGALQFSILGGGDDAAQWPDYIDESRFKRFLLGYDTVNVLSKSELRVVPWLMIEALIAESVIPIAATGSFARMEGFGFLLMIERKVRWLQEHAEKLANILG, encoded by the coding sequence ATGAGCAGTATCAATCCAGCTTCGAGCACCGCAGCCGTCGCCTCGGCCAGCGGCGAGGTCAGTTCCGGCCCCCAGGCCAAAGGCGATCGCGATCAGTTTGCCGCCGACGAGCTGGCCATCGTGCTCAGCCACTTCGACATCGGCATCATCGAGAACATCACCGAGTTCCCCCGCGGGTCGCGCCGGGCGCCCAAGCTGCTCCTCCGCACCGACAAGGGCATCTTCCTGCTCAAGCGTCGCGCCGGTGGAAAGAACGACCCGTTCAAGGTCGCCTTCGCGCATGCCCTTCAGCTCCATCTGGCCGCGCAGCAGTTCCCCCTGCCCCACCTGATGGGCACCAAGCGCGACAACAACTCGATGCTTCAGTGGAAGGCCCACATCTACGAATGCTTCGAGTACATCAACGGCACCGGCTACGATAACAGTCTCGAAGCCACGCAGGACTCGGGCAAGACACTGGCGCTCTTTCACAAGCTCGTCCGCGACTATCAGCCGGAGTACGAGCCGCCGCAGGGTTCGTATCACGCCTCCAAGACCGTGCAGTCGGCGATGGAGACCGTCCCCGCCACGCTCGCCAAGGTCGATCCGCGCAACGCCTCCGTTCATGCCGACAAGATCAGCGAGGTCGCCAAGTTCATGCGCCGCTCGTACAACGAGGCGGCGATGCGCGTCAACGAATCGGGCCTGCCCGACTGGCCCATGCAGATCATCCACTCCGACTGGCATCCGGGCAACATGCTCTTCCGCAAGACACGCGTCGTCGCCGTCATCGACTACGACGCCGCACGCATGCAGCAGCGCATCATCGACACCGCCAACGGCGCGCTCCAATTCTCGATCCTCGGCGGCGGTGACGATGCGGCGCAGTGGCCCGACTACATCGACGAATCGCGCTTCAAGCGATTCCTTCTTGGGTATGACACGGTCAACGTGCTTTCCAAGAGCGAGCTGCGCGTCGTGCCGTGGCTGATGATCGAAGCGCTGATCGCCGAGAGCGTCATTCCGATCGCCGCCACGGGGTCCTTCGCCCGCATGGAGGGCTTCGGGTTCCTGCTGATGATCGAGCGGAAGGTCCGCTGGCTGCAGGAACACGCGGAAAAGCTCGCGAATATTCTCGGTTAG